In Nicotiana tabacum cultivar K326 chromosome 17, ASM71507v2, whole genome shotgun sequence, one DNA window encodes the following:
- the LOC107800457 gene encoding pentatricopeptide repeat-containing protein At4g13650-like produces the protein MFSKRTIHHLYKSSDYLRQEIWHFQYWKPFILNNCTFTSCASINSLVLDDFSDEENVYYPSIIHPHIAKDNGYFDHTYYLSLLDSCLSEESIVDAKKLLGKLLKLGFGSDYWIAARFLDIYVAGGDLSGALQIFDNLPSRIKNVSCWNILLSGFTRTKRNDAVLNLFSRMLREDVNPDECTFSQVLQACSYNKVAFRFRGVEQIHALIMRYGLGLKLIVCNRLIDLYSKNGFVDSAKQVFEDMVVRDSSSWVAMLSGFCKNERGEDGILLYKDMRKFGVIPTPYVFSSVISASTKIKAFELGEQLHASIYKWGYLTNVFVGNALVTLYSRCGYLTLAEQVFIEMPQKDGVTYNSLISGLSLKGFSDKALQLFEKMQLGSLKPDCVTIASVLGACASLGALQKGRQLHSYAAKAGLCSDSIIEGSLLDLYVKCSDIETAHKFFLGSQMENIVLWNVMLVGYGQTGDLDESFQIFSQMQVKGLQPNQYTYPSILRTCTSVGALYLGEQIHSQVLKTGFWQNVYVCSVLIDMYAKHEKLDAAEKIFWRLNEEDVVSWTSMIAGYAQHDLFVEALKLFRKMQHHGIRSDNIGFASATSACAGIQALDQGRQIHAQSVVSGYSLDHSIGNALIFLYARCGRIQDAYASFDKIDTRDIISWNGLVSGFAQSGFCEEALKVFSRLNGHGVEANMFTYGSAVSAAANTTDIKQGKQIHARIIKTGYNAETEASNVLITLYAKCGSLVDARKEFLEMQNKNDVSWNAMITGYSQHGCGNEAIELFEEMRHLGVKPNHVTYLGVLSACSHVGLVDKGLCYFNSMSKDYGLMPKLEHYASVVDILGRAGHLQQAMKFVETMPIEPDAMVWRTLLSACIVQKNMEIGEEAGHHLLELEPQDSATYVLLSNLYAVLGRWDSRNQTRLLMKDRGVKKEPGRSWIEVKNTIHAFFVGDRLHPLANHIYDFVEELNKRVVMIGYVQDNNSLWNDLELGQKDPTAYIHSEKLAIAFGLLSLPEMIPVRVMKNLRVCNDCHNWIKCVSKVANRAIVVRDAYRFHHFANGDCSCNDFW, from the exons ATGTTTTCAAAGAGAACTATTCATCACCTTTACAAGTCTTCTGATTATCTTCGCCAG gaaatttggcattttcaatATTGGAAACCATTTATATTGAACAATTGTACTTTTACTAGCTGTGCAAGTATAAATTCGCTGGTTCTTGATGATTTTTCAGATGAAGAAAATGTATATTATCCGTCTATTATTCATCCTCATATAGCGAAAGACAATGGCTATTTTGATCATACTTATTATCTAAGCCTACTAGATAGTTGCTTGAGTGAAGAGTCAATTGTGGATGCCAAGAAACTACTTGGGAAGTTGTTGAAATTGGGATTTGGCTCCGATTATTGGATTGCTGCTAGGTTTCTTGATATTTATGTTGCTGGTGGAGATTTATCTGGTGCATTGCAAATATTTGATAATTTGCCAAGTCGGATTAAAAACGTGTCTTGCTGGAACATATTATTGTCTGGTTTTACACGGACGAAAAGAAATGATGCAGTTCTAAATCTGTTCTCTCGAATGTTAAGAGAAGATGTTAATCCAGATGAGTGCACATTTTCCCAAGTTCTGCAAGCCTGCAGTTATAACAAGGTTGCTTTTCGTTTTCGGGGTGTTGAACAGATTCATGCTTTGATTATGCGCTATGGTCTTGGATTGAAGCTCATTGTTTGTAACCGTTTGATTGATTTGTATTCTAAGAATGGATTTGTAGATTCTGCTAAGCAAGTCTTTGAGGATATGGTGGTAAGAGATAGTTCTTCTTGGGTTGCCATGTTATCTGGTTTTTGTAAAAACGAACGAGGAGAAGATGGTATTCTCCTATATAAGGATATGCGTAAATTTGGAGTTATTCCTACTCCGTATGTTTTCTCAAGTGTTATAAGTGCATCCACAAAGATAAAAGCTTTTGAGTTGGGAGAACAGCTCCATGCTAGTATCTATAAATGGGGATATTTAACTAATGTTTTTGTTGGTAATGCTCTTGTGACATTGTATTCTCGGTGTGGATACTTAACATTAGCAGAACAAGTATTTATTGAAATGCCGCAGAAGGATGGAGTTACCTATAAttccctaatctctggtctctctTTGAAAGGATTCAGTGATAAGGCTCTACAGTTATTCGAGAAAATGCAGTTAGGTTCGTTAAAACCCGATTGTGTTACAATTGCAAGTGTCTTGGGTGCTTGTGCATCGTTAGGAGCTCTTCAGAAGGGAAGACAATTGCATTCTTATGCAGCAAAGGCAGGTCTATGCTCAGATAGCATAATTGAAGGTTCTTTACTTGACCTTTATGTTAAGTGCTCTGACATTGAAACAGCCCATAAATTTTTCCTTGGAAGCCAGATGGAAAACATTGTTTTGTGGAATGTGATGCTCGTGGGTTATGGACAGACGGGTGATTTGGATGAATCATTCCAAATCTTTTCGCAGATGCAGGTTAAAGGGCTACAACCTAATCAATACACATACCCCAGTATATTGAGAACTTGTACATCTGTTGGTGCTCTGTATCTTGGAGAGCAAATACATAGCCAAGTATTAAAAACTGGCTTTTGGCAGAATGTTTATGTGTGTAGTGTGCTTATAGATATGTATGCCAAACATGAAAAATTGGATGCAGCAGAGAAAATCTTTTGGCGTCTAAATGAGGAAGATGTTGTATCTTGGACATCCATGATCGCTGGATATGCTCAGCATGACTTGTTTGTTGAAGCTCTAAAACTTTTTAGAAAAATGCAACACCATGGTATTCGATCAGATAACATAGGATTTGCAAGTGCAACTAGTGCATGTGCCGGCATTCAAGCACTCGATCAAGGGCGACAAATCCATGCCCAGTCAGTGGTGTCAGGCTACTCATTAGATCATTCAATAGGCAATGCATTGATTTTTCTCTATGCTAGATGCGGCAGAATACAAGATGCGTATGCATCATTTGACAAAATTGATACCAGAGATATTATTTCGTGGAATGGCTTGGTATCAGGATTTGCCCAAAGTGGATTTTGCGAAGAAGCACTGAAAGTGTTTTCTAGATTGAATGGACATGGAGTGGAAGCTAACATGTTCACATACGGATCTGCTGTTAGTGCAGCTGCTAATACCACCGATATTAAACAGGGGAAGCAGATTCATGCTAGAATAATAAAGACTGGTTATAATGCTGAAACAGAAGCTTCCAATGTCCTGATCACATTGTATGCAAAGTGTGGAAGCCTTGTGGATGCCAGGAAAGAGTTCCTTGAAATGCAAAATAAGAATGATGTGTCATGGAATGCCATGATAACTGGCTATTCTCAACATGGATGTGGTAATGAAGCTATAGAACTGTTTGAGGAGATGAGACATCTTGGTGTGAAGCCTAACCATGTCACCTATTTGGGTGTTTTATCAGCCTGTAGCCATGTGGGTTTGGTGGACAAGGGGCTTTGTTATTTCAATTCGATGAGTAAAGATTATGGTTTAATGCCAAAACTAGAACATTATGCGTCTGTTGTAGACATTTTAGGACGAGCTGGCCATTTGCAGCAAGCAATGAAGTTTGTGGAGACTATGCCAATCGAACCTGATGCAATGGTTTGGAGGACCCTCTTAAGTGCTTGCATAGTTCAAAAGAACATGGAAATAGGGGAAGAGGCAGGTCACCATCTCTTAGAATTGGAGCCTCAAGACTCAGCAACTTATGTTTTGCTATCAAACCTGTATGCAGTTCTTGGAAGATGGGATTCCCGGAACCAGACAAGGCTGCTGATGAAAGACAGAGGTGTTAAGAAAGAGCCAGGTCGTAGCTGGATTGAAGTTAAAAACACCATCCATGCATTTTTTGTTGGAGATAGACTCCATCCACTAGCAAATCATATATATGACTTTGTGGAGGAACTAAATAAACGGGTAGTTATGATTGGTTATGTGCAAGACAATAATAGCCTTTGGAATGATTTGGAGTTGGGACAAAAAGATCCAACTGCTTATATTCACAGTGAAAAGTTAGCTATTGCATTTGGACTTCTAAGCTTGCCTGAAATGATTCCCGTACGAGTCATGAAGAATCTTCGCGTCTGCAATGACTGCCACAACTGGATAAAGTGTGTATCGAAGGTTGCAAATCGAGCCATTGTTGTACGGGATGCATACAGGTTTCATCATTTTGCAAATGGTGACTGTTCCTGCAATGATTTTTGGTAA
- the LOC107800458 gene encoding putative 3'(2'),5'-bisphosphate nucleotidase, mitochondrial, which produces MDLLRYSASRFPAAHAQYPFHTPLRRRFVAVRSSLSLPFPEQKAKYYRELEAAVDVVERACRLCVDVKKSLFSSNGRILEKIDQTPVTIADFGVQALVSLEMNRLFPSIPLVAEEDSAFLRSNNLVGSVVDVVKDKATSGDEVTDDNILKAIDRGGKDACVFGPKPATYWILDPIDGTRGFVKGSEAFYVVGLALVVEGQIVLGVMGCPNWCEDCSENSIVGIQENSSSRSGIIMVSHVGCGTWTKRLSDILTTESSHTWTRCSVDSCQMVEGARFTIPESQSWKSLPLSVLFDAKRDSENIGEGNILLLSACCGSLCKYLMVASGRASVYIQGRKATSTIKVWDHAVGIICVHEAGGKVTDWAGGSLDIAADQTERRLIFPSGGVLVTNGSLHSKIIGMISSNSSVL; this is translated from the exons ATGGATCTTCTCCGTTACTCCGCCTCCCGCTTCCCTGCAGCTCATGCTCAGTATCCCTTCCATACGCCGCTTCGCCGGCGTTTCGTCGCCGTTAG GTCGAGTTTGAGCCTTCCGTTCCCGGAGCAGAAAGCCAAGTATTATAGAGAGCTGGAAGCTGCTGTTGATGTTGTCGAGCGAGCTTGTCGTCTCTGCGTTGAT GTGAAGAAGTCGTTGTTCTCAAGTAATGGTAGGATTCTTGAGAAAATTGACCAGACCCCAGTCACTATTGCAGATTTTGGAGTGCAGGCTTTAGTTAGCTTGG AGATGAACAGACTTTTTCCCTCTATCCCGCTGGTGGCTGAAGAGGACTCTGCATTCTTGCGTTCAAATAATCTAGTTGGCTCAGTGGTTGATGTTGTAAAGGATAAAGCAACTTCAGGAGATGAAGTAACAGATGATAATATTTTGAAAGCAATTGACAGAGGGGGAAAGGATGCTTGTGTATTTGGGCCTAAACCAGCCACTTACTGG ATACTGGATCCTATTGATGGTACACGAGGGTTTGTTAAAGGTAGCGAGGCTTTCTATGTG GTGGGTTTGGCACTTGTAGTTGAAGGACAGATTGTCTTGGGGGTCATGGGCTGCCCCAATTGGTGCGAAGACTGTTCTGAGAATTCTATCGTTGGGATCCAAGAAAATAGTAGTTCCAGATCAGGGATCATCATGGTTTCTCATGTGGGTTGTGGAACATGGACAAAGAGGTTGTCAGACATACTAACCACTGAGTCATCTCACACTTGGACCAGATGCTCTGTTGACAGCTGCCAAATGGTGGAGGGGGCACGGTTTACTATTCCTGAAAGTCAGTCATGGAAATCTTTACCTCTATCGGTTTTGTTTGATGCAAAAAGAGACTCTGAGAACATAGGAGAAGGGAACATACTTCTTCTGTCTGCATGCTGTGGGAG TTTGTGCAAATATCTGATGGTGGCTTCTGGTAGAGCATCGGTTTACATTCAGGGAAGGAAGGCGACATCTACTATCAAG GTCTGGGACCACGCTGTTGGAATCATATGTGTCCATGAAGCTGGAGGGAAG GTGACCGACTGGGCAGGAGGTTCACTTGATATTGCGGCAGATCAAACTGAACGGAGACTAATCTTTCCCTCAGGCGGTGTTCTTGTGACTAATGGAAGCTTACACAGCAAGATTATTGGAATGATCTCTTCAAATTCATCAGTTCTATGA